A part of Acipenser ruthenus chromosome 48, fAciRut3.2 maternal haplotype, whole genome shotgun sequence genomic DNA contains:
- the LOC131721245 gene encoding uncharacterized protein LOC131721245: MGFRLLLGVAWLCAVLPAGLVAQDLSGNFVTECRDRYFWMSTNGKFAGGNFRFDVIDRRGVYPLNDSYAAACGFTYSFNLPGDLIFRASFLACHVESVNDVSYALQYRFVRLDSLGRETVYPFSLSCSTESPWNPREIVCEDNYMEVSVRMNVPVIAQEGLEKEDWEAAFSIAQGAVMSEWQVVFHQTGMPPKTMTAEDARTAGYLVNSTSSRVIFRSPYGMPMSEVLLVSGIPVEAIRATVFYKQRWMLLLVDTSAACAKNPSVFNGTYLSWVTPRLITPLVLHPTKFLDKRITMGVEGRVLDEVAATSRGYQLLVNGTAVEIRIPFGAVGGYRKSHVIDNKYNQVYEIDLFLEHQWADDLWEVTQHRSFKPARSPYLPETPYVVNNTIPSEKGFTVTLGNFKPDVELKNLTLNGVPLTLPEAQNRGVKISEVQHPNGTKDFVLKVPFDNPLVSVEYIGALIRRYTLNINYTLNIVPQNEPYFHPAAIVCDVKDVGVFPLHGCGL, encoded by the exons ATGGGGTTCAGGCTGCTTTTAGG AGTTGCCTGGTTATGCGCGGTGTTGCCGGCTGGCTTGGTCGCTCAGGACTTGTCGG GTAACTTTGTGACCGAGTGCCGGGATCGGTACTTCTGGATGTCAACCAATGGCAAGTTTGCCGGCGGTAACTTTCGCTTTGACGTCATCG ATAGACGCGGGGTTTACCCGCTGAATGACAGCTACGCAGCGGCGTGCGGGTTTACGTATTCCTTCAACCTTCCCGGAGACTTGATCTTCAGAGCGTCGTTCTTGGCCTGTCACGTGGAGAGCGTG AATGACGTCTCCTATGCGCTCCAGTACCGCTTCGTGAGACTGGACTCTCTGGGCAGAGAGACGGTCTACcccttctccctgtcctgcagcaCGGAGAGCCCCTGGAACCCCCGTGAGATTGTCTGTGAGGATAACTACATGGAG GTGTCTGTTAGGATGAATGTCCCGGTCATCGCTCAGGAAGGACTGGAGAAGGAGGACTGGGAAGCGGCTTTCTCCATA GCCCAGGGAGCGGTGATGTCCGAGTGGCAGGTGGTGTTCCACCAGACCGGGATGCCCCCCAAAACCATGACCGCCGAGGACGCCCGTACCGCAGGATACCTCGTAAACTCCACGTCCAGCCGCGTCATCTTCAGATCGCCCTACGGCATGCCCATGTCCGAGGTGCTCCTG GTGTCGGGGATCCCTGTGGAAGCCATCAGAGCCACTGTGTTCTATAAGCAGAGGTGGATGCTGCTATTGGTGGACACTTCAGCTGCCTGCGCCAAGA ACCCCTCTGTTTTCAATGGCACCTACCTCAGCTGGGTCACCCCGAGGCTCATCACCCCGCTGGTCCTGCATCCCACCAAGTTCCTGGATAAACGGATCACGatgggggtggaggggagggtCCTGGATGAGGTCGCTGCTACCAGCAGGGGGTACCAGCTGCTAGTCAACGGCACTGCAGTGGAAATCCGCATTCCCTTCGGAGCTGTGGGGGGGTATCGCAAG AGTCATGTGATTGATAACAAGTACAACCAGGTGTATGAGATTGACCTTTTCCTGGAGCACCAATGGGCTGATGACCTGTGGGAGGTGACCCAGCACCGCTCCTTCAAGCCAGCCCGCTCCCCCTACCTCCCTGAGACCCCATATGTGGTGAACA ACACCATCCCGAGTGAGAAGGGCTTCACGGTGACCCTTGGTAACTTCAAGCCGGACGTTGAGCTGAAGAACCTGACCCTCAACGGGGTTCCTCTGACCCTTCCCGAGGCCCAGAACAGAGGCGTGAAGATCAGCGAGGTCCAGCACCCCAACGGCACCAAGGACTTCGTCCTGAAGGTCCCCTTCGACAACCCGCTAGTCTCTGTAGAG TACATTGGGGCTCTCATCAGGAGGTACACCTTGAACATCAACTACACCTTGAACATTGTCCCTCAGAATGAGCCGTATTTTCACCCGGCTGCTATTGTGTGCGATGTGAAGGATGTTG GTGTATTTCCATTGCATGGCTGTGGTTTGTGA